One genomic segment of Rivularia sp. PCC 7116 includes these proteins:
- a CDS encoding ABC transporter substrate-binding protein: MSYKKILALLIALAFTVTGCQFSSTSVQDNVTHLTLWQGVNPPSNRDVLQKLVDKFNQKHPNIQVDSLYVGQPDQQMPKILAAVVGNAPPDLLWFNPTIAGQLVELDALVPLDEMLNKSPVKDEIDPALFDSMKYQGKIWSVPFATNNVGIFYRPSLFKAAGIKELPKTWEEFRQVAKKLTRDIDGDNKIDQHGIFLPLGKGEFTVFIWLPFMWSGGGELAETAAQVNLADNKGAISALQLWQDLVKDGSAILSAPERGFETDAFVSGKVAMQVTGPWTLTYINNDIKDGDFGVFPIPANERQATSIGGENLFIFKTEPEREKAAFEFAEYVAGEGFQTEWALGTGYLPANVKSRQSETYQAYIQEQPTAKVFLEQAEYGRSRPVFAGYTRVSESIGRAMEAVLLNKSSPKAALQESQQRLDLIFK; this comes from the coding sequence ATGTCTTACAAAAAAATACTGGCTTTACTAATAGCTTTAGCTTTTACTGTTACTGGATGCCAATTTTCTTCTACTTCCGTACAGGATAATGTAACGCATTTGACTTTATGGCAAGGAGTAAACCCGCCTTCTAATCGCGATGTTTTGCAAAAGCTGGTAGATAAATTTAATCAAAAGCATCCTAATATTCAAGTAGATTCGCTGTATGTTGGTCAACCCGATCAACAAATGCCGAAGATTTTAGCGGCAGTAGTAGGAAATGCACCACCGGATTTATTATGGTTTAATCCTACAATTGCAGGACAATTAGTTGAATTAGATGCTTTAGTGCCGTTGGATGAAATGCTAAATAAATCGCCGGTTAAAGATGAAATTGACCCAGCTTTGTTTGATTCAATGAAGTATCAAGGAAAAATTTGGTCAGTTCCTTTTGCTACTAATAATGTGGGAATATTTTATCGTCCGAGTTTATTCAAAGCTGCGGGAATCAAGGAGTTACCTAAAACTTGGGAAGAGTTTCGTCAAGTTGCGAAAAAATTAACTCGCGATATCGATGGAGATAATAAAATTGACCAGCACGGTATATTTTTACCTTTAGGAAAAGGCGAATTTACAGTGTTTATTTGGCTGCCATTTATGTGGAGTGGTGGGGGAGAATTAGCGGAAACAGCGGCTCAAGTAAATTTAGCTGACAATAAAGGGGCAATATCAGCTTTACAGTTGTGGCAAGATTTAGTTAAAGATGGTTCTGCAATCTTATCTGCACCAGAAAGAGGTTTTGAAACAGATGCTTTTGTATCTGGTAAAGTTGCAATGCAGGTAACGGGACCTTGGACTTTGACTTATATTAATAATGATATTAAAGATGGTGACTTTGGCGTATTCCCTATTCCTGCAAACGAACGTCAAGCTACCAGTATTGGTGGAGAAAATTTATTTATATTCAAAACTGAACCGGAAAGAGAAAAAGCAGCTTTTGAATTTGCAGAATATGTAGCAGGGGAAGGATTTCAGACTGAATGGGCTTTAGGAACTGGATATTTACCTGCAAATGTAAAGTCACGCCAAAGCGAAACCTATCAAGCCTATATTCAAGAACAGCCAACTGCAAAAGTATTTTTAGAGCAAGCAGAATACGGGCGCAGTCGTCCAGTTTTTGCTGGCTATACAAGAGTTTCGGAAAGTATTGGCAGAGCGATGGAAGCAGTTTTGCTAAATAAAAGTAGTCCGAAAGCAGCTTTGCAGGAGTCGCAGCAAAGGTTGGATTTGATTTTTAAGTAG
- a CDS encoding FAD-dependent hydroxylase gives MAQAQLSKNTSLSQALAEKRGYDYDLVIVGGGIIGLTLAAALNDSGLRILLIEARVQSASVAKGQAYAIHMLSALIFQGIGIWDQILPQIETYNRVRLSDADYSGVVEFDTSDIGSKDLGYVAEHQALLYPLQEFVKDSPNITYLCPAEVISTEYLENVATVEVKIAGEICKIRSHLVVAADGGKSRIRQAAGINTKGWKYWQSCIVAFVKPEKSHNNTAYEKFQSSGPFAILPLPGNRCRIVWTAPHDEAKDLCALNDEQFLEQLQKRFGEQMGKLELLGDRFIFQVQLMQSDRYVLNRLALIGDAAHKCHPVGGQGLNLGIRDAAALAQVIKEAHSAGKDIGNIKVLKNYERWRKRENLAILGFTDLLDRVFSNKFLPVVIARRFGLWIMQRVSFIRIFNLKLMIGLKGKTPELAKRE, from the coding sequence ATGGCTCAAGCGCAGCTCTCTAAAAATACTTCACTTTCCCAAGCTCTCGCAGAAAAACGAGGGTACGACTACGATTTGGTAATTGTTGGTGGCGGCATAATTGGTTTGACTTTAGCCGCTGCATTAAACGATTCAGGATTACGAATACTTCTAATCGAAGCCAGAGTTCAATCTGCGTCGGTAGCGAAGGGGCAAGCCTATGCGATACATATGCTATCGGCATTGATTTTTCAAGGAATCGGGATTTGGGATCAGATATTGCCCCAAATTGAAACTTATAATCGCGTGCGTCTTTCGGATGCCGATTATTCTGGTGTAGTAGAATTTGATACTTCTGATATTGGTAGTAAGGATTTAGGTTACGTAGCCGAACATCAAGCGCTACTTTACCCTTTGCAAGAGTTTGTCAAAGACAGTCCCAATATTACTTACTTGTGTCCTGCGGAAGTAATAAGTACTGAATACCTCGAAAATGTTGCGACGGTAGAAGTTAAAATTGCCGGAGAAATATGTAAAATTCGCAGTCATTTAGTTGTAGCTGCCGACGGAGGTAAATCCCGAATTCGGCAAGCTGCGGGGATTAATACTAAAGGCTGGAAATATTGGCAATCGTGCATAGTCGCATTTGTTAAGCCAGAAAAATCTCACAACAATACGGCTTACGAGAAGTTTCAATCTAGCGGACCATTTGCAATTTTACCGCTACCGGGAAACCGCTGTCGGATTGTTTGGACTGCACCTCATGACGAAGCCAAAGATTTGTGTGCCTTGAATGACGAGCAATTCTTAGAGCAATTGCAGAAACGTTTCGGCGAGCAAATGGGTAAATTGGAATTACTCGGCGATCGCTTCATTTTTCAAGTCCAATTAATGCAAAGCGATCGTTATGTATTAAATCGACTAGCATTAATCGGCGATGCAGCTCATAAATGCCATCCCGTCGGCGGACAAGGTTTAAATTTAGGTATTCGCGACGCAGCCGCCTTAGCCCAAGTCATCAAAGAAGCGCATTCTGCTGGTAAAGATATTGGAAACATTAAAGTACTTAAAAACTACGAACGCTGGCGCAAGCGAGAGAATCTAGCAATATTAGGTTTTACAGATTTATTAGATAGAGTATTTTCCAATAAATTCCTACCGGTAGTCATAGCTAGACGCTTTGGCTTATGGATAATGCAGCGCGTATCTTTTATAAGAATATTTAATCTGAAATTGATGATTGGTTTAAAAGGTAAAACTCCCGAATTAGCCAAGAGAGAATAG
- a CDS encoding transglycosylase SLT domain-containing protein — MLKKLQKKQISLIAGAGICAFLVGAMVSAPQIGKNLGRLFGGNNEEAVISEANVAKSVVLPLVNQPPEKRAAQLAEIAKGSSSIEQYRARYLLADDLLVKDQANKALELLDGLENDYQALKPYVLLQQARAYSILGENGKASDKRQAVVKEYGEQPVAAKALYLIGVEEYQDRAIAEFPSHPLTWEIIRGRLRDNPSQPELQLVLAKYAFEQPGIVPVLNQLVSEPSLKPEDWEVIGNAYWENKEFGRAATSYGNATPTAKNIYRNGRGLQLSGEREKAQLAYQQLLSEFPQEREAGKALLRLAELTRTGSASLPYLDQVVANFPEQAGEALIRKTKILQSQSNNSGARDALKLLITKFANTEQAAEYRWKVAQQKAKTGDYEEAWEWAGAVPVNNPTSILAPRAGFWVGKWLTKLGKEAEAKQAYEYVVSKFPYSYYAWRSAVTLGLDVGDFNSLRSMNPEMRDRIRPIPPAGSDTFKELYLLGQKRDAWLQWETEFQNKAQPKVAEQFTEGLMQLARGNYVGGISIVAKLEDREEPEERAAYQELSRKNIYWQARYPFPYFDLISQWSQERNLNPFLVVSLIRQESRFQEKIKSIANATGLMQVLPSTAEWIAPQINVDYSNTDLTDPNDNIMYGTWYLDSTHKQYQDSSLFAVASYNAGPGNVSKWLKTLPTEDPDEFVEAIPFPETKNYVRQVLGNYWNYLRIYNPQTSQLVGQYSTQQLQFPLQQQQNSPATAKPTPADGQ, encoded by the coding sequence ATGCTGAAGAAGCTACAGAAAAAACAAATTTCTCTGATTGCAGGTGCAGGAATCTGTGCCTTTCTGGTTGGAGCTATGGTTTCAGCCCCTCAAATTGGCAAAAATTTGGGGAGATTATTTGGTGGTAATAATGAAGAGGCAGTTATTTCGGAAGCGAATGTTGCCAAATCAGTTGTTCTACCCTTAGTTAATCAACCCCCAGAAAAACGTGCGGCTCAGTTGGCAGAAATAGCCAAGGGTTCGTCTTCAATCGAACAATATCGCGCTCGTTATCTTTTAGCTGATGATTTGCTTGTAAAAGACCAAGCAAACAAAGCATTAGAATTACTTGATGGTCTGGAAAATGATTATCAAGCCTTAAAGCCCTATGTTTTATTACAGCAGGCTCGTGCGTACAGTATTCTTGGCGAAAATGGTAAAGCTTCCGATAAAAGGCAGGCTGTTGTTAAAGAATATGGAGAACAACCCGTTGCTGCTAAAGCTTTGTATTTGATTGGAGTTGAGGAATATCAAGATAGGGCGATCGCCGAGTTTCCTTCTCATCCTTTGACGTGGGAAATTATTCGGGGAAGATTGCGGGATAATCCCAGTCAGCCCGAGTTACAGCTAGTTCTGGCAAAATACGCTTTTGAACAACCCGGAATTGTTCCGGTGTTAAATCAACTTGTTAGCGAACCAAGCCTCAAACCGGAGGATTGGGAAGTAATTGGTAATGCGTATTGGGAAAATAAAGAGTTTGGTAGAGCAGCCACTTCTTACGGAAATGCTACTCCCACGGCTAAAAATATTTACCGTAATGGTAGAGGATTGCAGCTGAGTGGAGAAAGAGAAAAGGCTCAATTGGCCTATCAACAGTTACTCAGCGAATTTCCTCAAGAAAGAGAAGCAGGAAAAGCACTGCTGCGTTTAGCTGAGTTAACCAGGACTGGTAGCGCAAGTCTACCTTATTTAGACCAAGTAGTTGCCAATTTCCCCGAACAAGCTGGGGAAGCGTTAATTAGGAAAACCAAAATTCTGCAATCGCAAAGTAATAATTCGGGTGCTAGGGATGCTTTAAAGTTACTTATTACTAAGTTTGCTAACACCGAACAAGCAGCAGAATACCGTTGGAAAGTAGCCCAGCAAAAAGCAAAAACCGGAGACTATGAAGAGGCATGGGAATGGGCAGGAGCAGTTCCTGTAAACAATCCTACTAGTATTTTGGCTCCCAGAGCAGGTTTTTGGGTTGGTAAATGGTTAACCAAACTAGGTAAAGAAGCAGAAGCTAAACAAGCTTATGAATATGTAGTAAGTAAATTTCCTTACTCTTATTATGCTTGGCGTTCTGCTGTTACTTTAGGTTTGGATGTAGGTGATTTTAATAGCCTACGTAGCATGAATCCAGAAATGCGAGATAGGATACGTCCTATACCACCGGCTGGTTCCGATACTTTTAAAGAATTGTATTTATTAGGGCAAAAAAGAGATGCTTGGCTGCAATGGGAAACAGAATTTCAAAATAAAGCACAGCCGAAAGTAGCCGAGCAGTTCACTGAAGGCTTGATGCAGTTAGCGAGGGGAAATTATGTAGGTGGAATTTCCATCGTAGCTAAGTTAGAAGACAGGGAAGAACCCGAAGAAAGAGCCGCATATCAAGAATTAAGTCGGAAAAATATTTATTGGCAGGCTCGTTATCCATTCCCTTACTTTGATTTAATTAGCCAATGGTCTCAAGAACGTAACCTTAATCCTTTTTTAGTAGTTTCTCTAATACGCCAAGAATCGAGATTTCAAGAAAAAATTAAATCGATTGCCAATGCTACGGGTTTAATGCAGGTGCTACCAAGTACCGCAGAATGGATTGCTCCACAAATCAATGTGGACTATAGCAATACTGATTTAACAGACCCCAATGACAATATCATGTACGGTACCTGGTATTTAGATAGCACCCACAAACAATATCAAGATAGCTCGCTGTTTGCAGTTGCTAGCTACAATGCGGGACCGGGAAATGTATCAAAATGGTTAAAAACTTTACCAACAGAAGACCCTGATGAGTTCGTTGAAGCTATTCCCTTCCCAGAAACCAAAAATTATGTCCGTCAAGTGCTTGGAAACTACTGGAATTATCTACGGATTTACAATCCTCAAACATCTCAATTAGTAGGACAATATTCCACACAACAATTGCAGTTTCCTTTGCAACAGCAGCAAAATTCACCAGCAACCGCAAAACCAACACCAGCAGATGGTCAGTAA
- a CDS encoding YebC/PmpR family DNA-binding transcriptional regulator, which yields MAGHSKWANIKRQKARVDAKRGKTFTQLSRAIIVAARNGVPDPNGNFQLRTAIEKAKAAGIPNDNIERAIAKGAGTFSDDGAKLEEIRYEGYGPGGVAILVEALTDNRNRTAADLRAAFSKNGGNLGETGCVSWMFDQKGICTVKDVPNEEKLLEASLEGGAEFYEMSDDDMAEVISEVADLENLNQTLQQEDFNVTDVELRWIPSNNVDVTDSEQARMLIKLIDTLESIDDVQNVTSNFEMSDDLIAASLS from the coding sequence ATGGCAGGACACAGTAAATGGGCAAATATTAAGCGTCAAAAAGCGCGGGTAGATGCTAAAAGAGGTAAAACTTTTACTCAGCTATCCCGCGCAATTATTGTTGCAGCTAGAAATGGTGTACCAGACCCCAACGGTAATTTTCAACTTCGTACCGCCATCGAAAAAGCCAAAGCTGCCGGTATTCCCAATGATAATATAGAGCGGGCGATCGCCAAAGGTGCCGGTACATTTTCTGATGACGGAGCCAAGTTAGAAGAAATTCGCTACGAAGGTTACGGACCAGGAGGTGTTGCAATTTTAGTTGAAGCTTTAACCGATAACCGCAACCGCACCGCAGCCGATTTACGAGCAGCTTTTAGCAAAAATGGCGGAAATCTGGGAGAAACAGGTTGCGTTAGCTGGATGTTCGACCAAAAAGGCATTTGTACTGTCAAGGATGTTCCAAACGAAGAAAAACTCCTCGAAGCTTCTTTAGAAGGAGGTGCCGAATTTTACGAGATGAGCGATGATGATATGGCTGAAGTGATATCGGAAGTCGCCGATTTAGAAAATCTCAATCAAACACTCCAACAAGAAGATTTTAACGTTACCGATGTGGAATTGCGCTGGATTCCTAGCAATAATGTAGATGTTACTGACTCCGAGCAAGCACGGATGTTGATAAAATTAATTGATACTCTTGAATCTATAGATGACGTACAAAATGTTACATCTAATTTCGAGATGTCTGATGATTTAATTGCTGCAAGCTTAAGTTAA
- a CDS encoding P-loop NTPase fold protein, with translation MLLNLERFYQACNPSQPLVMGDADARRYYIDFATVRGGKIIEVLGRTITRISPDAPTTQLFTGHIGCGKSTELLRLKAELELKQFHVVYFESTHVLEMVDLDVTDIFLAIAGQVSESLESIKIRLKPSYFAKLFGEIIDFLQTPIDMNLEGELSVGIAKITAKTKESPQLRRRLRDYLEPRTLNILHSINNELLARANEELKARGKKGLVVIVDNLDRVAIRPLPSGRSLPEYLFIDRGEQLRKLNCHMVYTIPLGLTFSNDSAQLQHRLGGGVAPKVLPMIPVRKRTGEIFTPGLDSLRQMVLARAFPTINPAERLHFITELFETPEVLNRLCLISGGHVRDLLGLLFDCIREQDPPFSKECVELVIQRHRDYRANAIDSPEWDLIFQVVQQQRVRGDIEYHTLLRSLFVFEYRDNQGVWFAVNPVLAETRKFKSWLEKHNNQI, from the coding sequence ATGCTCCTAAACTTAGAAAGATTTTATCAAGCGTGTAATCCGAGCCAACCTCTAGTAATGGGAGATGCTGATGCTCGAAGATATTATATTGATTTCGCTACAGTCAGAGGCGGAAAAATTATTGAAGTTTTAGGAAGAACTATTACTAGAATATCACCGGATGCACCTACAACCCAGCTTTTCACAGGACACATCGGTTGCGGTAAATCTACAGAATTACTGCGATTAAAGGCAGAGTTAGAGCTAAAACAATTCCATGTCGTCTATTTTGAATCTACTCATGTTTTGGAAATGGTAGATTTAGATGTTACTGATATATTTTTAGCAATTGCAGGACAAGTCTCTGAGAGCTTAGAGTCAATAAAAATTAGGTTAAAGCCTTCTTATTTTGCTAAATTATTTGGGGAAATTATTGATTTTCTACAAACACCGATTGATATGAATTTGGAAGGAGAATTATCGGTTGGTATTGCTAAAATTACGGCTAAAACAAAAGAGAGTCCACAATTACGACGACGTTTAAGGGATTACTTGGAACCGCGAACTCTGAACATTTTACACTCTATTAATAATGAATTATTAGCCCGTGCTAATGAGGAACTTAAAGCTAGAGGTAAAAAAGGATTGGTGGTAATTGTTGATAATTTAGATCGAGTTGCAATCAGACCTTTACCATCGGGACGTTCGCTACCGGAGTATTTATTTATTGATAGAGGAGAACAGTTACGTAAACTCAATTGTCATATGGTTTATACCATTCCTCTAGGTTTAACTTTTTCCAACGATAGCGCTCAATTACAACATCGTTTGGGTGGCGGTGTCGCACCAAAAGTTTTACCAATGATACCCGTGCGTAAACGTACTGGTGAAATTTTTACTCCCGGTTTAGACAGTTTGCGACAAATGGTTTTAGCGAGAGCTTTTCCTACTATTAATCCCGCAGAAAGATTACATTTTATAACAGAACTATTCGAGACTCCGGAAGTTTTGAATCGGTTATGTTTAATTAGTGGCGGTCACGTGCGAGACTTGCTAGGATTATTGTTTGATTGTATCAGGGAACAAGACCCTCCTTTTAGCAAGGAATGTGTAGAGTTAGTAATTCAAAGACATCGCGATTATCGAGCAAATGCTATTGATTCTCCAGAATGGGATTTAATTTTCCAAGTGGTGCAGCAGCAGAGAGTTAGAGGTGACATTGAGTATCATACTTTGTTGCGAAGCTTGTTTGTTTTTGAATATCGTGACAATCAAGGAGTTTGGTTTGCAGTGAATCCAGTTTTAGCAGAAACCAGGAAGTTTAAATCGTGGTTGGAAAAGCACAACAATCAGATTTAG
- a CDS encoding tRNA-binding protein: MLLTYEDFEKVEIRVGKIIKAENFPKARKPAYKFWIDFGDLGVKKSSAQITKLYQLEDLINKSILAVTNFPPRQIADFMSEVLVLGVLLDDGEVVLIQPDREVALGKRVF; the protein is encoded by the coding sequence ATGCTGCTTACCTACGAAGACTTCGAGAAAGTAGAAATCCGCGTCGGGAAAATAATCAAAGCTGAAAATTTTCCCAAAGCAAGAAAACCAGCTTACAAATTTTGGATAGACTTTGGTGATTTGGGAGTCAAAAAATCTAGCGCTCAAATTACCAAACTTTATCAGCTAGAAGATTTAATCAATAAATCAATATTAGCCGTAACAAACTTTCCACCCCGTCAAATAGCAGATTTTATGTCTGAAGTTCTCGTTTTAGGAGTATTACTGGATGACGGCGAAGTTGTATTAATTCAACCAGATAGAGAAGTAGCTTTAGGTAAAAGAGTATTTTAA
- the tatC gene encoding twin-arginine translocase subunit TatC, whose translation MTSSQETETTTTKDFDANATSQSEFLDELPGEVEMSLFDHLEELRTRIFYSLIAVVLSAVCCFIFVKQIVQLLEIPAQGVKFLQLAPGEYFFVSIKVAGYSGLVLASPFVLYQLVQFVLPGLTRRERRLLIPVFMGSTVLFLSGLVFAYFALIPAALNFFINYGADVVEQSWSIDKYFEFVLLLLFSTGLAFQIPVIQLLLGALGIVSSKVMLSGWRYVIMGAVVLGAILTPSTDPLTQSLLAGAVLGLYFGGIGLVKLIGK comes from the coding sequence ATGACTAGTTCACAAGAAACTGAAACTACTACGACAAAAGATTTTGACGCGAATGCGACTTCACAATCGGAATTTCTCGACGAGTTACCCGGTGAAGTGGAAATGTCGCTTTTCGATCATTTAGAAGAATTGCGAACAAGAATTTTCTATTCGCTGATAGCTGTGGTGTTAAGTGCTGTTTGCTGTTTCATTTTTGTAAAGCAAATTGTCCAGCTGCTCGAAATTCCAGCCCAAGGTGTCAAGTTTCTTCAACTTGCTCCTGGTGAATATTTTTTCGTATCTATTAAAGTTGCTGGCTACAGTGGCTTGGTTTTAGCTAGCCCATTTGTTTTGTATCAACTAGTTCAATTTGTTCTACCGGGGTTAACTAGAAGGGAAAGACGTTTACTTATACCCGTATTTATGGGTTCTACCGTACTGTTTCTTTCGGGATTGGTATTCGCTTATTTTGCGCTGATTCCCGCAGCTTTGAACTTTTTTATTAATTATGGTGCGGATGTAGTTGAGCAAAGTTGGTCAATCGATAAATATTTTGAATTTGTTTTATTATTGCTATTTAGTACGGGTTTAGCTTTTCAAATTCCCGTAATTCAACTTTTGCTTGGAGCCTTGGGAATTGTTTCTTCTAAAGTAATGCTTTCAGGTTGGCGCTATGTGATTATGGGAGCGGTAGTTTTAGGAGCAATTCTTACACCTTCTACAGATCCACTTACACAAAGTCTTTTAGCTGGAGCAGTTCTAGGATTATACTTTGGTGGAATTGGTTTAGTGAAATTAATAGGTAAATAA
- a CDS encoding diguanylate cyclase domain-containing protein: MTLKSEFCLNQAINFQPLTVEANALVKDVITLLSQNRASCALIVENRKLIGIFTERDVVRLTSDLIDFAEDTIDTVMSKQLISITASQISDIFTILNLMRSHRIRHLPVLNELHQLIGIVTPKTIRKVFKPADMLRFRLISELMETQVIKASPTTNILDIALLMATKKISCVVITEDNTEDKNYPIGIITEVDIVRLRARGFNFSSTQAKEVMSTPLKPVQETESLWLAHQKMEQENIRRLVVIDYQGKLSGIITQTSLLRILDPIEMQALIKILQQTVDEQSLQLQQQNQKLKKEIKERKLFESALSSSENNYRCIAEKLEIANQQLQELANYDGLTGLVNRRYFDSYLQQEWKHSLRAQTSLSLIMCDVDCFKKYNDTYGHQAGDKCLQKVAHALKETVKRPSDLAARYGGEEFVILLPSTPLEGAITVAKRISSKVESLDIPHIDSDVSNCVTVSLGVASHIPSFNNSPETLIATADKMLYKAKSAGRNTVSA; this comes from the coding sequence ATGACTTTAAAGTCAGAATTTTGTCTCAATCAAGCAATTAATTTTCAACCTCTCACAGTTGAGGCTAATGCATTAGTTAAAGATGTAATTACCTTATTAAGTCAAAATAGAGCTAGCTGCGCTCTAATAGTAGAAAACCGAAAGCTAATTGGTATTTTTACAGAAAGGGACGTAGTAAGATTGACATCAGACTTGATAGATTTTGCGGAAGATACTATTGATACTGTGATGTCAAAGCAATTAATTTCTATTACTGCATCTCAAATAAGTGATATCTTTACGATATTAAATTTGATGCGCTCTCACCGAATTCGTCATTTACCAGTTTTGAACGAGCTTCATCAGTTAATTGGTATCGTGACTCCTAAGACAATTCGGAAAGTTTTCAAACCGGCAGATATGCTTAGGTTTCGATTAATTAGCGAGTTGATGGAAACTCAAGTAATCAAAGCTTCTCCTACAACAAATATCTTAGATATTGCCTTGCTAATGGCTACAAAGAAAATTAGTTGTGTAGTTATTACTGAGGATAATACTGAAGATAAAAATTATCCGATTGGAATTATTACAGAAGTCGATATAGTGCGATTACGGGCGAGAGGGTTTAACTTTTCCTCCACTCAAGCTAAAGAAGTGATGAGCACTCCTCTAAAACCAGTTCAAGAGACTGAATCTCTATGGTTAGCTCATCAAAAAATGGAGCAAGAAAATATCCGTAGGTTGGTTGTAATTGATTATCAGGGAAAATTATCTGGAATTATTACTCAGACTAGCTTGCTACGAATATTAGATCCAATAGAGATGCAAGCTTTGATTAAGATTTTGCAGCAAACAGTTGACGAACAAAGCCTGCAACTCCAACAACAGAATCAAAAACTGAAGAAAGAAATAAAAGAGCGTAAATTATTTGAATCAGCATTAAGTAGTAGTGAGAATAATTATCGCTGTATAGCTGAAAAATTGGAAATTGCTAATCAGCAATTGCAAGAGCTTGCAAATTATGATGGTTTAACGGGATTAGTAAATCGTCGCTACTTTGATAGCTATTTGCAACAAGAATGGAAACACTCATTAAGAGCACAAACAAGCTTATCCTTAATCATGTGCGATGTTGACTGCTTTAAAAAATACAATGACACTTATGGGCATCAAGCAGGAGACAAATGTTTGCAAAAAGTTGCCCATGCTTTGAAAGAAACCGTCAAACGTCCATCCGATTTAGCTGCTCGTTACGGTGGAGAAGAGTTTGTGATTCTCTTACCAAGTACTCCTCTGGAAGGAGCGATTACCGTAGCCAAGCGAATCAGTTCAAAAGTCGAATCTTTAGATATTCCCCATATTGATTCTGATGTAAGTAATTGCGTTACTGTTAGTTTAGGTGTAGCCTCACATATTCCTAGTTTTAATAACTCACCCGAAACCTTGATTGCGACTGCTGACAAAATGCTATACAAAGCAAAATCAGCAGGACGAAACACCGTTTCGGCTTAA